The genomic stretch TTACCCTGAGGACATCTCCCACGACCCGGCTTTCATCGAAACATTCGGTCGCCCCGTGGCAGAGTCCCTCGCGGTCTATCACCATCACCACAACCACAGCCACGATCTGCACGGGGATGTTGTCGAGGGCAGACACACGGAATGTGACCATGCCCATCATTGACGCGATTCTGGACGATTTCTTCTGGCGCGCCCTGATCGGCGGACTCGGCGTGGCCCTGGTAGCCGGGCCATTGGGCTGTTTCGTGGTCTGGCGACGAATGGCCTATTTTGGCGATACCCTGGCACACTCGGCCTTGCTCGGCATCGCCCTGAGCTTCCTGATCAGCGTACCGCTGAACCTTGGTGTGATCATCACCTGTGTGGTGCTGGCCATGGCACTGGTACTCCTGTCACGGACCCGGACTCTGGCAACCGATACCCTGCTGGGCATACTGGCCCACAGCGCCCTGGCCATAGGGCTGGTAACCCTGAGCTTCATGCCGGATGTCCGTGTCGATCTGACCGGCCTTCTGTTCGGGGATCTGCTGGCCATGAGCCGTGAAGACCTGCTGTGGATCTACGGCGGCGCGGCACTGATCATTATCCTCCTTGCCGTGCTCTGGCAGGGGTTGCTGATGAGCACGATTCACGAAGAACTCGCCCGGGTGGAGGGTGTTGCCGTAGAGCGGCTTCGCCTGGTTCTGATGCTGATGTTCTCACTGGTCATCGCGGTAGCCATGAAAATCGTCGGCGTGCTGCTGATTACCGCACTGCTGATCATTCCTGCGGCAACCGCCAGGCGCCTGGCCCACAATCCGGAAATCATGGCAGCCATGGCCGTCGGATTCGGGTTTGTCGCGGTGAGCGGCGGTCTGAGTCTGTCCTGGCACCTGGACACACCGGCCGGCCCTTCCGTTGTTGTCACGGCTTTTGCCGTATTCCTGCTGGTCTACGGCGCAGCTGGCAAAGTCCGGACCTGAGCATTTCCCTCTCTTCACGAGCTGGACTAGAGTATAGGAGTAACGTCGGTCTGTTCTGAGGGTACAGACCCAGCCGCAAAGGACGCCCGGCATGGAAAGCTCGACTCCAGCCCGTTTCCGCAGACCGGTCTTATGGCCAGGAATCTGGATTCCCCTGCTTCTGGTCGCCGCCGGTCTGCTGGTAACCGGAATTACTGCAAACATTGAAGCGCGTCGGGCCATGGCGCTTGCCGAAGCGCGATATCACGCCCAGCATCAGGCCCTGGTGAATCATCTGCTGGCCAACGTTCCGGACCAGTCGATGGTGGGCGACCACAACCAACCCGTGTCGGCCTGGCTCCAGGCCTTGTTCAGTGACACCCTGCCGGATTCTCTCGGACTGCGCATCGACACCCTCGAACGACATACCAAGATGCCGCTGTTGGAACTGGGCACCAACGGTTCGGTGGACCCGACACGGGCGCTGCGTACCGAAGTTTCGCCAATGGATCAGAACTGGATACTCACGACCGTACCGTCGCCAGAGGGACTTGAAGCGGTCGCCCAAGCCTCCCGACGAACCGTCTGGATCGCCGGTGCAGCCCTGTCGGTGTTCGCGGCCGCCCTCACCCTGGTGCTGAACCGACGGCTACACCGGCAAACACTTCACATTCGTGGTCTGGAACAGAGAGAAATTGGTGCTGACCATCAGATCGCCAACTTTCAGGTCGAAAAATCGATACTTCGGCGGGCACTGAACGATAGTGAGCAACGGAGCCGGGATCTGGTGGCCCTGTCCGGTGCGGTCATATGGGAACTGGACGAAAGAGGCAGGATCGGTTTTGTTTCACCGCAAATCGCCGAACTTCTGGACCAGGCACCCGCTGACCTGGTCAACCAGCCCCTGGAGGAACTTGTTGCACCGGCGTCCCGGGACAATTTCCGGCGAGCTCTCGCGGCCGCCCGCAGTGACAGTTCCATTGAACGCGTTGACCTTTCCCTGGTCCATCGTGACCAGGAGACGGAGATTCCAGTAGTACTCAGGGTTCGGGCACTGAAAGACCCGGTTCACGGCCTCTCGGGCTTCAGGGTGAGCACCCTGCAGCGAATGGCGCTCTACTCGAGCGCTTTGTGACTGCCATCGCAGAGAGGGGCGTTACCGGTTTGCTTGCACCCGCAGAACCACACCCACTCTTTCTTCTCCGCCTCGTATTTGATCGGGGTTATCCCGGTCCCCTTGTGGGAACCGTCACAGAATGGCTGGCTACCACTGCGGCCACAGGCACACCAGAAGTAGTTCTTGCCCGCCTCAACCATCACAGAGAACGGTGTCTTGCTGGCGACCACCGGTTTTTCATTCGACATAACATATCCCCCGATTCGTGACTTTACTGCACCAGTATAGTCACTCTTTCGGAAGCCCTGTGTTCAGAGCGGCCTGATGACATCGGGCAGGCGCCGGGTTTCGGTGAGTTCCATAAACTCATCGCCAAGGCGATCACTCTCGGCAATCGCCGAACGCCAGGCCCGTTCCCGGCCGGCATCGTCACCGGCATAGCGTTCGAAATCCTTCCGGTCCGGGAGCTTGCGGTCAGGCAGGGACTCCAGATAGCTTCTTGATGGCGCAACCAGCAGCACGTCCTGCAACCGGGAGGCGTCGCCCCGCCGCCAGGGCAGGGACTTGTCGAACCAGCCGGGAACCACCTTATCGGTGAAATGCGGGTAGAGCACCACGCCAGGCTGCTGGTAAGGCAGATCCAGGTGGTAGTCCAGCAAACCA from Marinobacter adhaerens HP15 encodes the following:
- the znuB gene encoding zinc ABC transporter permease subunit ZnuB; the protein is MPIIDAILDDFFWRALIGGLGVALVAGPLGCFVVWRRMAYFGDTLAHSALLGIALSFLISVPLNLGVIITCVVLAMALVLLSRTRTLATDTLLGILAHSALAIGLVTLSFMPDVRVDLTGLLFGDLLAMSREDLLWIYGGAALIIILLAVLWQGLLMSTIHEELARVEGVAVERLRLVLMLMFSLVIAVAMKIVGVLLITALLIIPAATARRLAHNPEIMAAMAVGFGFVAVSGGLSLSWHLDTPAGPSVVVTAFAVFLLVYGAAGKVRT
- a CDS encoding PAS domain-containing protein — its product is MESSTPARFRRPVLWPGIWIPLLLVAAGLLVTGITANIEARRAMALAEARYHAQHQALVNHLLANVPDQSMVGDHNQPVSAWLQALFSDTLPDSLGLRIDTLERHTKMPLLELGTNGSVDPTRALRTEVSPMDQNWILTTVPSPEGLEAVAQASRRTVWIAGAALSVFAAALTLVLNRRLHRQTLHIRGLEQREIGADHQIANFQVEKSILRRALNDSEQRSRDLVALSGAVIWELDERGRIGFVSPQIAELLDQAPADLVNQPLEELVAPASRDNFRRALAAARSDSSIERVDLSLVHRDQETEIPVVLRVRALKDPVHGLSGFRVSTLQRMALYSSAL
- a CDS encoding CDGSH iron-sulfur domain-containing protein, which codes for MSNEKPVVASKTPFSVMVEAGKNYFWCACGRSGSQPFCDGSHKGTGITPIKYEAEKKEWVWFCGCKQTGNAPLCDGSHKALE